The sequence below is a genomic window from Lycium ferocissimum isolate CSIRO_LF1 chromosome 9, AGI_CSIRO_Lferr_CH_V1, whole genome shotgun sequence.
aaatgtgatttttttttttttaaagacgaACTAATAAGAAAACAATATTAAACAAAGTGGAGCAACAGgagtatatatacacaaaagagtttgttttttaattttttgcaccgtaatttttttatgaagaggattcaattgaacccctcCACCATAGGTAGCTCTGCCCCTGCCTATATAAATTAGACTCATTCTAAACTCATCAACCATCTCTGATCAGGACTGACAAATGAAGATACTTCTCTttgttctccttcttcttctcctcatTCTCCATTTATCTCACTTCACAAGCGGGGAAAAAAcaatcatttcatcatcttcatcttgCAAAAATCTTGTTAACACGTCTTGCACCAATGCAAGTTACCCCAAAATTTGCATTAGAACCCTCTCATCATACTCAGCCATAAAAACACCAAAAGACTTAGCAAAAGCATCTCTAAATGTGAGCCTTTCAAGAGCCAACAAAGCTTCCAAATTCCTCATACATTTGAAAGTAAAAAGCAAGAGAGAAAAAGGGGCACTTGTTGATTGTATAGAGCAAATAGGCGACTCTATAGGTGAGCTAAAAAAGGCTATTTTTGAACTCAGACATTTGCATAAAGGGTTTGGTTTTAAGTTCCAAATGAGCAATTTGGAGACTTGGGTTAGTGCTGCTATGACAAATGATGATACTTGTCTTGATGGTTTCAAAGAAATTAATGGCAAAGTTAGGCATGATTTGAAGAGAAGGATTGCTAATGTTGCTAAGGTTACTAGTAATGCTCTCTACCTCATCAATATACTTGACTAACCGAGGCGAATTCAAGATTTAATGActtatacgtatata
It includes:
- the LOC132030867 gene encoding pectinesterase inhibitor 3-like, encoding MKILLFVLLLLLLILHLSHFTSGEKTIISSSSSCKNLVNTSCTNASYPKICIRTLSSYSAIKTPKDLAKASLNVSLSRANKASKFLIHLKVKSKREKGALVDCIEQIGDSIGELKKAIFELRHLHKGFGFKFQMSNLETWVSAAMTNDDTCLDGFKEINGKVRHDLKRRIANVAKVTSNALYLINILD